AGGAGTTTAAACTATGCCAGAGTGGTTAGATGTCGCCGTTCGATCCTTGTTATTTATTATTGTATTGTATTTAATAACGAAAATAATTGGAAAACGGCAAATAGCACAGCTATCTTTCTTTGAGTATGTAACCGGGATTACCATCGGAAGTATTGCGGCGGAAATATGTGTTTCCCCCAATATTGCGATCCCAAATGGGCTAATTAGTACCGTTATTTGGGGGCTTATTCCATTATTAGCAGGGTACTTAGGAATGAAAAGCAAAACCGTTCGCGATTTAATTGAAGGAAAATCGACCGTACTCATTAAAGATGGAAAAGTTTTAGAAGAGAATTTGAAAAAAGAGAAATATACGATTGATGAGCTTTTAGCCTTATTGCGGAAGAAAGATATATTTAAAGTGGCAGATGTTGAATTTGCCGTTTTAGAAACAGATGGAAATTTAAATGCTCTATTGAAAAAAGAACACCAACCCGTTACACCAAAAGATTTGAAGATGAAGATGCCTCCTGTGAAAGAAACCCAAACGGTAATCATGGATGGAAGAATATTAGATGATCCACTTAGAACGAGTGGAAAAACGAGAAGTTGGTTACATGGAGAATTGGATAAATTAGGTGTGACTTTAGAAAATGTTTTTATAGGGCAGATTGACTATTACGGGGAATTAACCGTGGACCTCTATGATGATAAAATTCAAGTCCCTTCTCCACAAGAAAGACCTCTTCTTTTAGCATCCCTAAAAAAATGTCAAGCAGATTTAGAGTTGTATACATTGCAAACCGACTCCATTCCGTCTAAAAAAATGTATCAACTAAATGCAGAAAGATTGAGCAGAATCATAAAAAACACAGGGGAATTTTTACAATAATATGGATAATAAAACTAAAACACCCTTCACCGTATTAAGGGTGTTTTAGTTTATTAACTTTCATCACTATGTGCAAAATTCACTACGTGGGGAAATTATTGGTTTTCCCCCCATATATTTGCTACAATTTTATCTAGAGAGGCAACGTTGATTAAGGGGGAGCAGTCATGGGAAGAGGAGAAAGTAAATTTTTAGTCAAACAAAGAGCTTTTTTAAAGCTATATATGATCCGTCTAGTGGAAGAAAATCGATTATATGGCATGCAAGCATTAGATGAATTAAGACAAACCTTTCAAAACTTCGGGTATAGTCCAAATCATTCTGAAATATATCGTGCGTTGCATGAATTAATTGATGATGGAGTATTAAAAAGAAAAAAAGTCATTCAGGAGGGGGCAAAATATAAGGAAATTGTGATTTATCAATTCCAGGATTATGAACAAGCTAAATTGTATAAAAAGCAAATGAAAGTAGATTTGGATCGTAGTATAGGATTATTAAAAAGTGCCATGTCTGAAATTTATTGATGAATGGGGGATGATTTTTTTAAAAAAACGTCTCATTTTTTATGAATTTTATTAAAAAAGGGGAGCACTCATTATATAATATAGGAGTGGCTCCCTTTTTTAATAGTGTATATACCACTATTCGCTTGGTTCAATATGGACATGGGCATCAGAAACAGCCCCTTCATCCTTTAACGCTTTTTCTACTTCATCTGAAATATGATGGCTTGTACGGACATTAAGATCTGGATTGACAAATATAACTAAATCAACCACTACTCGATTCCCGTATTTTCTTGCCTTAATGGAGCCCAATTTTTTTACCCCTTTCACCTTTAAGACGATTTGTTCAAAATGATGAAGTTCTTCTTCGTTGAAACCATCCGTTAAATCATGGGATGCTTCCCAAAAGATTTCCCAGGCAGTTTTACAAATGATTAGACCAATGATGACGGCGATGAAAGGATCAAGCCAAGGCAATTGAAATTGGGCTCCGATGATTCCAATCGCTGTACCAATACTTACGAGAGCATCTGATAAATTATCTTTTGCAGCAGCTTTGACTGCTTGGCTATTGATTTGTTTCCCAAGTTTCAAATTGAAACGATAGACAAAAAACATGATAACGGCGGCAAATAGGGCAGTCCAAGCCGATAACAAATCAGGAGTTTTTGCCTCATTTGAAAAAAACGAAATAATCGACTGGAATAAGACACTGACCCCAACCGTCATCATAATAAAAGATGCAACGAGAGAAGAAACAGTTTCCGCCCGCCAATGTCCATAACGGTGATCTTCATCCGCTGGTTTTTGAGAAACCCTTAATCCAATTAAAACGGCAACAGAAGCAATAATATCTGTCGAATTATTCAATCCATCCGCTTTTAACGCTTCAGAACCACTCATATATCCAACGACTAATTTCAATATGGATAGTATAATATAGGCAGAGATGCTTATAATAGCACCGCGTTCACCGAGCTTTAGATCATGTTCAGCCATTAAACATTCCCCTTTTTTTATCCTATTTCTTTCCTATGCAAGGCGATATGGCCTATAGGGAGGGAAAGAATAGATTTGTTCAACAAAATTAGACTTACATTCAAGCATCAATGCTTGAATGTATATATTACCAAATGGAAGTTGAGTGGGTCTATAGCAACCTTTTTTAGTGTACACAGTAAAATAGGAAATTATAAACAATGTTTACTAAAGGAAACAAAGCGAGAAATATGTAAATTAGGAAAAGTTGATAAGGGGTAACTCATTCGAAGTAGCGTACTAACTCATAGGAAATATACTTATATAGTGGGAAATATTCAAATATACGAAGAACAAACGCAAAAAAGCAAAAGAGTAGCGCAAATCCTCGTGGGAAATGATCAACCCCCCTTAGGAAATAGGCAAAAGTAAAAATCAATCTTTCTCACTATTTTACTTTACACGAAAATGCCATGAATATTTGCCCATCTTTTTTTAAATCTTTTTAAAAGAACTAAAAATTATGAACAATTTATGAAAGATAGAAGGAATGAGGAATATAATGAAATATAACTACAGCGTGTTATTTCTGTAGAAAAAGGGTAGGGAGGGGAAAAAGTGGAACAGACCATTTTTTCATTGTTGCCACCGTTCATCATTGTCGTGATGGTTATTTTCACTAAACGGGTTCTACTTTCTTTAGGTACAGGAATTGTGATTGCCGCTCTTTTTTTAGCCAATTTTTCGGTAGGGAATACATTTTCGATTTTATGGAGTACATTTAAGGGGGTGTTTGTTTTAGAAGGAACCCTTAATACGTGGAATATTTTTATTTTACTTTTCATTATTTTTCTCGGAATTGTAACCGCTTTCATTAATGTGTTAGGGGGAACTAAAGCTTTCGGTGATTGGGCAATGAAACGGGTAAAGACTCGAGCAGGAGCCCAAGTAATGACGGCCATATTTGGTTTAGTGATCTTCATCGATGATTATTTTAATAGTTTAGCAGTCGGGCAAATTGCTCGACCGATTACCGATCGACATCGAGTTTCAAGAACAAAATTATCTTATATTATTGATTCTACTTCTGCCCCCGTATGTGTTGTCTCTCCTATTTCAAGTTGGGGGGCCTATATCATTGGGATCATTGGTACGATTTTAACACTGCATCAAGTGACTGAATATTCTGCACTTCTTGCGTTTATCAAAATGATCCCGATGAACCTATATGTTTGGTCTACCCTTGGTCTAGTCTTTTTGGTTGCCTTGCGAGGGATCGATTTCGGTCCGATGAAGACCCATGAAGTAAGAGCAATTGAGACAGGGGAAGTAACGGATCCTCATCAACCAGTAAGCGGTGATTTTACACGTCCATTACCTAGTAGTGAACACGGAGAAGTAAGTGACTTGATTTTGCCAATTTTGAGTTTAATCATCGCAACAGTGGCTGCCATGATGTGGACAGGAGTATCAGTCATTGATGAGAAAGTGACGCTCTTAAAAATTTTTGAAAATACAGATGTAGCAAAATCATTAGTTTACGGAGGGCTAGGTGGACTCTTCATGACCTTCCTTCTCTTTATTAGAAAAAGATTCATAAAGAAACAACTTGCCCCTCGGCTTTTTCTTGTAGGGGTGAGAGCAGGCGTAAAATCCATGATTCCTGCTTGCCTTATTTTAATCTTTGCATGGGGAATTGTCTCATTAATTGATCAATTAAAAACAGGAACCTATTTAGCTGGAATCGTTGAAAAATCCAATTTGGATATTTCCTTTCTTCCTTTTCTATTGTTTATCGTCGCAGGGGTCATCGCTTTTGCGACAGGAACTTCCTGGGGATCATTCGGGATTCTTCTACCTATAGCAGGAGAAATTGCGGCCGTTTCTGATATAGATTTATTACTGCCTGCGATGGCTGCCGTATTGGCTGGGGCTGTGTTTGGGGATCATTGTTCCCCTATTTCAGACACCACTATTTTATCGTCGACAGGAGCGGCTTGCCATCATATTGATCATGTCATAACGCAGCTACCATATGCTTTAGTTGCCGCGGGGATTTCAGCCATTGGGTATATAATCCTAGGACTAACAGGGAGTGCATTAGCCGGTTTAGCAACTGTGATCGTCTGTTTATTCCTTATGGCGATGAAAAGGAAAAATAAAACAGTAGAAGTGAAATAGATGTTCCGGTGATGATTATTTCTGAAAAGGGAATGTGGGGAATGTCGAGTTTATTTTAAGTGATGATGTTGAAAAATGAATGAAACAATAGACCATGTGAATATGTTATCAATAAGGGTAATTTATTTTGAACACGGGAAACGTTGAACTTTCC
Above is a genomic segment from Oikeobacillus pervagus containing:
- a CDS encoding cation diffusion facilitator family transporter, whose protein sequence is MAEHDLKLGERGAIISISAYIILSILKLVVGYMSGSEALKADGLNNSTDIIASVAVLIGLRVSQKPADEDHRYGHWRAETVSSLVASFIMMTVGVSVLFQSIISFFSNEAKTPDLLSAWTALFAAVIMFFVYRFNLKLGKQINSQAVKAAAKDNLSDALVSIGTAIGIIGAQFQLPWLDPFIAVIIGLIICKTAWEIFWEASHDLTDGFNEEELHHFEQIVLKVKGVKKLGSIKARKYGNRVVVDLVIFVNPDLNVRTSHHISDEVEKALKDEGAVSDAHVHIEPSE
- a CDS encoding Na+/H+ antiporter NhaC family protein, encoding MEQTIFSLLPPFIIVVMVIFTKRVLLSLGTGIVIAALFLANFSVGNTFSILWSTFKGVFVLEGTLNTWNIFILLFIIFLGIVTAFINVLGGTKAFGDWAMKRVKTRAGAQVMTAIFGLVIFIDDYFNSLAVGQIARPITDRHRVSRTKLSYIIDSTSAPVCVVSPISSWGAYIIGIIGTILTLHQVTEYSALLAFIKMIPMNLYVWSTLGLVFLVALRGIDFGPMKTHEVRAIETGEVTDPHQPVSGDFTRPLPSSEHGEVSDLILPILSLIIATVAAMMWTGVSVIDEKVTLLKIFENTDVAKSLVYGGLGGLFMTFLLFIRKRFIKKQLAPRLFLVGVRAGVKSMIPACLILIFAWGIVSLIDQLKTGTYLAGIVEKSNLDISFLPFLLFIVAGVIAFATGTSWGSFGILLPIAGEIAAVSDIDLLLPAMAAVLAGAVFGDHCSPISDTTILSSTGAACHHIDHVITQLPYALVAAGISAIGYIILGLTGSALAGLATVIVCLFLMAMKRKNKTVEVK
- a CDS encoding DUF421 domain-containing protein, which encodes MPEWLDVAVRSLLFIIVLYLITKIIGKRQIAQLSFFEYVTGITIGSIAAEICVSPNIAIPNGLISTVIWGLIPLLAGYLGMKSKTVRDLIEGKSTVLIKDGKVLEENLKKEKYTIDELLALLRKKDIFKVADVEFAVLETDGNLNALLKKEHQPVTPKDLKMKMPPVKETQTVIMDGRILDDPLRTSGKTRSWLHGELDKLGVTLENVFIGQIDYYGELTVDLYDDKIQVPSPQERPLLLASLKKCQADLELYTLQTDSIPSKKMYQLNAERLSRIIKNTGEFLQ
- a CDS encoding Replication termination protein; this translates as MGRGESKFLVKQRAFLKLYMIRLVEENRLYGMQALDELRQTFQNFGYSPNHSEIYRALHELIDDGVLKRKKVIQEGAKYKEIVIYQFQDYEQAKLYKKQMKVDLDRSIGLLKSAMSEIY